The genomic segment ttcatgaaggtggctcaccaccaccatgggcagttagggatgggcaataaatgacagccttgccagcgatgcccacatcctgaggatggaaaaaacatttgtttttttttaaatgaaagctATAGACCCGTAAGCATTTAATAGAAACGAGATGGACCTACTCACCATCATCTTTGCACCAGACACCTTATTGCACTGTTTGTGTTTGTTCCTAGTTGCTCTTGCAAAAGAAAATTAGGTTTCAGAAGAGACAGCTTCCTGAGAGTGGCCCAGCGAAGGGTTACCAGAAAAAAGTGGAATGTGAGCATGCGGAGGAAAATGAGCAAAAGAAACCAGATGTAGCTGGAAAGAAAGGCTTTCAAAAAATGAAGACTGAAGAATGGAGGCAGATTAAGATGCTGCATGAAAACACTGATGGGGAGAGGCACAAGGCACATGCCGGAGCAACAGAGCCTTTGATTTCACAAAACCTCTACTTTCCATTCACCACCTCACCGGCACACGCAACTCCCGTTGCCGCAATGGAGCAGCACGGCCCCGTCAGGGGGAAGGTCACAACACCTCGTGAATCTGGATCATTGCAAATTACTGTGACGCAAGATTGCGGTGCATACTTACACCAGCAGCATGCAGGTGGCCACCATAGTTATTTATGTAACGGACACTCGCGGAAGGTCACCACCGTGGACCACCAGATCCGCCATCACCTCTACGGGTATGAGGATTTGGTCAGTTGTTTGCTGAATTACCATCGGCTGGCTTGCCCTTCGGATCTCGGCCTTGCAAATATCCGCGGTGGCCCCAGTGACCTGGAAGACAGCTCCAAGTGGCGGAGGGTCGTCTCCGACAGCGGGCAAAGCTTTCGAGTAGATTTGAAGAATAAATCGAGCCACCTTTGCACCGAGCTCAGCATCACCCAGCGAAACAGGTGGCAGGATTATGAGCACGAGCGTGACTACAGATGGACAATCACCGTCAGCGGGTCTGGGGCCAAGCGGAAAGCCTCCAGCAGATGCGCCAACCGTCAGCTGAAAGAATACGGCAGAGTGTTCCAGGGGCAGTGGAAGGATTCAGGTGGCCCAGTGGATTTTCGGGAAGATTTTGCTAGTGGCTACCGACTACACTTCAATGATACAGTTGGCTGTGGAGTCTCTGTCTGTGGCCTCAAGAACCAAGAGGGGAGATTAATCAGTGACTCTGAGAATctatattccagcactgaagttaaGGATCTGTGGATAACTTCCAGTATAGGCTCCAATGAACCATGGAAAAACCTCGCCAGCAATTGGAAAGTTTCAATTCAAAACACTCAAAACGACCTGGTTCGACCAAGGATGGAGGACAGGAGCCAGTCCAGGGATCCAAGCAAGAAGTGCAGCAGCCAACCGAAATCCcagtgcaaggtgaccaagactgaacCAGATTGTTTCAATGAAGCAAGCATGAATGAGCTGAAGCAGTCAAATCAAAAAGTAAAGCGCATTCACGAAGATAACCTTCGTGAGTTCAGTGCCGAAAACAGCTGCTCAAATTGCAAGTCAGGTTTTCACCAAGGAGCCTCGAACCACAAGTCTAGCAAAAAATCTCGAACGTGCAGTGATGACATAAAGCCAGCTCCAGGTAGATCCAGGTGTGAACTAAAATATCCTTGGAAAGAAAATGAAAGCAAGTTCAAAGAAGAACTTACCAATTCCAGCAAGCCTTGTAGTGGACACCAGAGGAAAGACTCATGGAATGGTGAAGGCTCAGGGACAAGTCTGAGCACTGAGTTGGACTTGGATAATCAGCTGTGTGATCGATCTGAAGTCTTCAGTGATGAAGCAAAGCACAAAAAGAAGGGAAGCAACACTAAGATCAAAGTCCACCCCAAGGTCAAGAACAGTACATGTAAACACCAGCTTATGGATTCTAATAGAGATTTCAAGTCCCATTGGAAAGGTTTTTCCACTTCACCCCAACACATGCAGAATGAATGTATGGATAATCACTGGTCTTATGAGAGAGGTTTTGGTATTCACCATGATTTCTATGGAGATGATTCTTGGTCTCACGAGATAGATTTTGGACATGATTATTACTACCATTCCCAAATAGGAGCAAATGGAAACCAGACATATTTTCACAAGTATTTTGCT from the Pristiophorus japonicus isolate sPriJap1 unplaced genomic scaffold, sPriJap1.hap1 HAP1_SCAFFOLD_2215, whole genome shotgun sequence genome contains:
- the LOC139245509 gene encoding uncharacterized protein: MIKKFADDTKIGCVVDNEEESHGLQEDYQDGQLLLQKKIRFQKRQLPESGPAKGYQKKVECEHAEENEQKKPDVAGKKGFQKMKTEEWRQIKMLHENTDGERHKAHAGATEPLISQNLYFPFTTSPAHATPVAAMEQHGPVRGKVTTPRESGSLQITVTQDCGAYLHQQHAGGHHSYLCNGHSRKVTTVDHQIRHHLYGYEDLVSCLLNYHRLACPSDLGLANIRGGPSDLEDSSKWRRVVSDSGQSFRVDLKNKSSHLCTELSITQRNRWQDYEHERDYRWTITVSGSGAKRKASSRCANRQLKEYGRVFQGQWKDSGGPVDFREDFASGYRLHFNDTVGCGVSVCGLKNQEGRLISDSENLYSSTEVKDLWITSSIGSNEPWKNLASNWKVSIQNTQNDLVRPRMEDRSQSRDPSKKCSSQPKSQCKVTKTEPDCFNEASMNELKQSNQKVKRIHEDNLREFSAENSCSNCKSGFHQGASNHKSSKKSRTCSDDIKPAPGRSRCELKYPWKENESKFKEELTNSSKPCSGHQRKDSWNGEGSGTSLSTELDLDNQLCDRSEVFSDEAKHKKKGSNTKIKVHPKVKNSTCKHQLMDSNRDFKSHWKGFSTSPQHMQNECMDNHWSYERGFGIHHDFYGDDSWSHEIDFGHDYYYHSQIGANGNQTYFHKYFAGDGGLQDGNRCEQKVKRRETEPDKVHRRK